The Blastomonas fulva genome contains a region encoding:
- a CDS encoding DUF423 domain-containing protein yields MIAVLAAVSAALAVAAGAFGAHAAAGEQQAEWLRTGGMYQLVHAVAALAIMGVARGPALTLLAGSAVFAVTLYLMALGAPRWLGAVTPIGGTLLIAGWLWAAWIYAKA; encoded by the coding sequence ATGATCGCGGTTCTGGCTGCCGTGTCGGCAGCCCTTGCGGTGGCGGCGGGCGCGTTCGGCGCGCATGCCGCCGCGGGCGAGCAGCAGGCCGAATGGCTGCGCACCGGCGGCATGTATCAATTGGTCCACGCGGTCGCGGCGCTGGCGATCATGGGCGTGGCGCGGGGGCCTGCGCTCACCCTGCTGGCCGGCTCTGCGGTTTTTGCGGTGACTTTGTACCTGATGGCGCTGGGTGCGCCGCGCTGGCTGGGCGCGGTCACCCCGATCGGCGGCACTTTGCTGATCGCAGGCTGGCTCTGGGCGGCCTGGATCTACGCCAAGGCCTGA
- a CDS encoding PLP-dependent cysteine synthase family protein yields MSDLCPRGWLDEAVRRIEADYNRSADTHLIRLDLPRYPGITLYLKDESSHPTGSLKHRLARSLFLYALCNEWIGPESCVIEASSGSTAVSEAYFARMLGLRFIAVVPATTAAPKLDAIRFQGGEIHMVDDPRTVYDVAHRLAEETGGHYLDQFTYAERATDWRGNNNIAESIFAQMAQEEHSVPDWIVCGAGTGGTSATIGRYLRYQRYPTRLCVADPEHSVFHRHYYDRSATVLPEGCASRIEGIGRPRVEPSFIPGVIDRMIAVEDSASIGAMRALSDRLGRRVGGSTGTNLVACAALIEEMAAAGETGSIVTLLCDGGERYGGTYYDDAWLSGCGIDWLRSADHIAALLGQNGQNKQERGIL; encoded by the coding sequence ATGAGCGATCTGTGCCCGCGCGGCTGGCTGGACGAGGCGGTGCGGCGGATCGAAGCGGACTACAACCGCTCGGCCGACACGCACCTGATCCGGCTCGACCTGCCGCGTTATCCCGGCATCACATTGTATCTGAAGGACGAAAGCTCGCACCCCACGGGCAGCCTCAAGCACCGGCTGGCGCGCTCATTGTTTCTCTATGCCTTGTGCAACGAGTGGATCGGCCCCGAAAGCTGCGTGATCGAAGCGTCGTCGGGCTCGACCGCGGTGAGCGAAGCGTATTTCGCACGGATGCTGGGGCTGCGCTTCATCGCGGTGGTGCCCGCGACAACCGCCGCGCCCAAGCTCGATGCGATCCGTTTCCAGGGCGGTGAGATCCACATGGTCGATGATCCGCGCACGGTCTACGATGTTGCGCACCGGCTGGCCGAGGAAACCGGGGGGCATTATCTCGACCAGTTCACCTACGCCGAGCGCGCGACCGACTGGCGCGGCAACAACAACATCGCCGAAAGCATCTTCGCGCAGATGGCGCAGGAGGAGCACTCCGTTCCCGACTGGATTGTCTGCGGCGCGGGCACCGGCGGCACATCGGCCACGATCGGCCGCTATCTGCGCTATCAGCGCTACCCCACGCGGCTGTGCGTTGCAGATCCTGAGCATTCGGTATTCCACCGCCATTATTACGACCGATCGGCAACGGTGCTGCCCGAGGGCTGCGCCAGCAGGATCGAGGGCATCGGCCGCCCGCGCGTCGAGCCCAGCTTTATCCCTGGCGTGATCGACCGGATGATCGCGGTGGAAGACTCCGCCAGCATTGGCGCGATGCGCGCGCTCTCCGATCGGCTCGGACGGCGCGTGGGCGGATCGACCGGCACCAATCTCGTCGCCTGCGCTGCGCTGATCGAAGAGATGGCGGCCGCAGGCGAGACCGGAAGCATCGTCACCTTGCTGTGCGATGGCGGCGAGCGGTATGGCGGCACCTATTATGACGATGCCTGGCTTTCGGGTTGCGGCATCGACTGGCTGCGCTCGGCTGACCATATCGCCGCGCTGCTGGGGCAGAACGGCCAAAATAAGCAAGAACGGGGAATTCTGTGA